The Roseovarius indicus genome has a segment encoding these proteins:
- a CDS encoding TRAP transporter permease, giving the protein MMDEDKYQGPALLGFVLRVVGLTLFAYMAYATLYGPYKTTVVHLALFAAAMLFIAFLGRGRSEVPGMRAVQWGLDVVAAVAAVGSMGYLVVEYERLLNLWGSSYLTQMDVWVGFVMVAVALEAARRQSIVLALLGLAGVAYMMWGNLLPGVFAHAGMDAQRFAYIVAYTSEGLFGTGLQVAATYLFMFMMFGATLQATKTGDFIINLANAGLGRQTGGAAKGSMAASAGLGTMVGSAVGNVVATGTFTIPLMIRTGFRRHVAAAVETNTSEGAQLVPPIMGAAAFIMAQITGISYATIAVAAIIPAVLYYLSLYWVIHIEALKEGLRGMPEDEIPSAKETMKDGWHLLIAPVLLFWLLIVESYTPAYASLIALAVALLAGMARAVTRVPIRELVGQFDTGIRQAAGITALIISIGILQAAIVATGLGPRLTEIILSVSDGSLILTALLTVVAATLLGMGMPTPIAYLLLAMFAAPALITAGAPKLGAHLFLFYFAIKSGSTPPVALVAVVAAGIAKANWWRTSVTAFVHSLPGFIVAFMFLYSDALLMQGAPLQIAAAAVSAGVGVFAMAAGIQGWCGDWISWPERAALVAAAISLINPGSLTDVAGFAVVGGILAFRLVRKRGPESETRETRSPTKEI; this is encoded by the coding sequence ATGATGGACGAGGACAAGTATCAAGGCCCCGCCCTGCTTGGTTTCGTGCTCCGCGTCGTCGGGCTGACGCTGTTTGCCTACATGGCCTATGCCACGCTTTACGGGCCCTACAAGACGACGGTGGTGCACCTGGCGCTGTTTGCCGCCGCGATGCTGTTCATCGCCTTTCTCGGGCGGGGCCGGTCGGAGGTGCCCGGGATGCGGGCGGTGCAATGGGGGCTGGACGTGGTGGCCGCCGTCGCGGCGGTGGGCAGCATGGGGTACCTGGTGGTCGAGTACGAGCGGCTGCTGAACCTGTGGGGGTCGAGTTACCTGACGCAGATGGATGTCTGGGTTGGGTTCGTGATGGTGGCCGTGGCGCTGGAGGCGGCGCGGCGGCAATCGATAGTGCTGGCGCTGCTGGGTCTGGCGGGGGTGGCCTACATGATGTGGGGCAACCTGCTGCCGGGTGTGTTTGCCCATGCGGGGATGGATGCGCAGCGGTTTGCCTACATCGTGGCCTATACCAGCGAGGGGCTGTTCGGCACCGGGCTTCAGGTGGCGGCGACCTACCTGTTCATGTTCATGATGTTCGGGGCGACGCTGCAGGCGACGAAGACGGGTGATTTCATCATCAACCTCGCCAATGCGGGGCTGGGGCGGCAGACCGGGGGTGCCGCGAAGGGTTCTATGGCGGCAAGTGCCGGGCTGGGCACGATGGTGGGCAGCGCGGTGGGCAATGTCGTGGCGACGGGGACGTTCACCATTCCGCTGATGATCAGGACCGGGTTCAGGCGGCATGTGGCGGCGGCGGTGGAGACCAACACCTCGGAAGGGGCGCAGCTGGTGCCGCCGATCATGGGGGCGGCGGCCTTCATCATGGCGCAGATCACCGGCATTTCCTATGCGACCATCGCGGTGGCCGCGATCATTCCGGCCGTGCTGTATTACCTGTCGCTCTACTGGGTCATTCATATCGAGGCGCTGAAGGAAGGGCTTCGGGGGATGCCGGAGGACGAGATCCCCTCGGCAAAGGAGACGATGAAGGATGGCTGGCACCTGCTGATCGCGCCGGTGCTGCTGTTCTGGCTGCTGATCGTCGAGAGTTACACGCCGGCCTATGCCAGCCTGATCGCGCTGGCGGTGGCGCTGTTGGCCGGTATGGCAAGGGCGGTGACGCGGGTGCCGATAAGGGAGCTGGTGGGCCAGTTCGATACCGGGATCCGTCAGGCGGCGGGTATCACGGCGCTGATCATCTCGATCGGGATCTTGCAGGCGGCGATCGTGGCGACGGGGCTGGGGCCGAGGCTGACGGAGATCATTCTGAGCGTGAGTGACGGGTCGCTGATATTGACGGCCTTGCTGACGGTGGTGGCGGCGACGCTGCTGGGGATGGGGATGCCGACGCCGATTGCGTATCTGCTGCTGGCGATGTTCGCGGCGCCGGCGCTGATCACGGCGGGCGCGCCGAAGCTGGGGGCGCATCTGTTTCTGTTCTACTTTGCCATCAAGTCGGGCTCGACCCCGCCGGTGGCCTTGGTGGCGGTGGTGGCGGCGGGGATCGCCAAGGCGAACTGGTGGCGGACCTCCGTCACGGCCTTCGTGCATTCGCTGCCCGGGTTCATCGTGGCCTTCATGTTCCTTTATTCCGATGCGCTGCTGATGCAGGGCGCGCCGTTGCAGATTGCGGCGGCGGCGGTCAGCGCGGGCGTCGGCGTGTTCGCCATGGCGGCCGGCATTCAGGGCTGGTGCGGCGACTGGATCAGCTGGCCGGAGCGGGCTGCGCTGGTGGCGGCGGCCATCTCACTCATCAATCCCGGAAGCCTGACCGACGTCGCCGGGTTCGCCGTCGTCGGGGGAATCCTTGCGTTCCGGCTTGTCCGGAAACGCGGGCCAGAAAGCGAGACCCGTGAAACCAGAAGTCCAACAAAGGAGATCTGA
- a CDS encoding TAXI family TRAP transporter solute-binding subunit codes for MIMKRVTTLAAAIAATTMLSVPAQAQEQVSIGTSSSGAGPYVNGALMADVANKAQEDYSFSIQTTGGYKDNLGLVLTDKVDFALNTLIDLSFAYNQKGAFADSPMAEDFKDLRFLFVFGVVPHNVFVREDSGIATLDDIKGKKFNINVPSSFTHGLNLELLKAAGISLDDFEPGTVSTGQVFDEVQNGVFAGGSHVYQLGLGNAQRLSSTMAIDYLDIPQEVIETMNASYDGLLVPFTIPAGTYSGQDEPVETFGLAQVLFTDADADEEMIYQFTKAFWEGLDGLQAENTSFAGLTQETGAKDYGVPMHPGAEKYFAEIGLR; via the coding sequence ATGATCATGAAACGCGTGACCACCCTTGCCGCGGCGATTGCCGCGACCACGATGCTGAGCGTTCCCGCGCAGGCGCAGGAGCAGGTGTCGATCGGCACCAGCTCTTCGGGGGCGGGGCCCTATGTGAACGGGGCGCTGATGGCGGATGTCGCCAACAAGGCGCAGGAAGACTACAGCTTTTCGATCCAGACGACGGGCGGGTACAAGGATAATCTTGGCCTCGTGCTGACCGACAAGGTGGATTTCGCGCTGAACACGCTGATCGACCTGAGCTTTGCCTATAACCAGAAGGGTGCCTTTGCCGACTCTCCCATGGCGGAGGATTTCAAGGACCTGCGGTTCCTGTTCGTCTTCGGCGTGGTGCCGCACAATGTGTTCGTGCGCGAGGATAGCGGGATTGCGACGCTCGACGATATCAAGGGGAAGAAGTTCAACATCAACGTGCCGTCGAGTTTTACCCACGGGCTGAACCTCGAGCTGCTGAAGGCGGCGGGGATTTCGCTGGATGATTTCGAGCCCGGCACGGTGTCGACGGGGCAGGTGTTCGACGAGGTGCAGAACGGGGTCTTTGCCGGGGGCAGCCATGTCTACCAGCTTGGCCTTGGCAATGCGCAGCGGCTGTCATCGACCATGGCGATCGACTATCTCGATATCCCGCAGGAGGTGATCGAGACGATGAATGCCTCCTATGACGGGCTGCTGGTGCCGTTCACCATTCCGGCGGGCACGTATAGCGGGCAGGACGAGCCGGTCGAGACCTTCGGGCTGGCGCAGGTGCTGTTCACCGACGCGGATGCGGATGAAGAGATGATCTATCAGTTCACCAAGGCGTTCTGGGAAGGTCTGGACGGGCTGCAGGCGGAGAACACGTCCTTTGCGGGCCTGACGCAGGAGACCGGGGCGAAGGATTACGGCGTGCCGATGCATCCGGGGGCCGAGAAGTATTTCGCGGAGATCGGCCTGCGCTAA
- a CDS encoding SDR family oxidoreductase: MHLNGKTAIVTGGASGIGAALARRFAAEGARVAVADLDGDAARALAEEIGGLGVPCDVTREADIQTLVATTEAAFGPIDLFCSNAGLAQGEPSHAASASNDVWARAWAVHVMAHVHAARAVLPGMIERGYGYLLQMASAAGLLSQIGDAAYSTTKHAAVGFAESLAITHGRDGIRVSVICPQYVATPLLGYAEPADAPGLLTPEAVADTVVEGIGRETFLILPHPEIARFVAFKSADYDKWLDAMRDLRSKVVDEIGTTDLRQMHKLL; the protein is encoded by the coding sequence ATGCACCTGAACGGCAAGACAGCCATCGTCACCGGCGGCGCCAGCGGAATCGGCGCGGCCCTGGCACGGCGCTTCGCAGCCGAGGGCGCCCGCGTCGCGGTGGCCGATCTCGACGGTGATGCCGCCCGCGCATTGGCCGAGGAGATCGGCGGCCTGGGCGTCCCCTGCGACGTCACGCGGGAAGCCGACATTCAAACCCTCGTCGCCACCACCGAGGCCGCGTTCGGCCCCATCGACCTCTTCTGCTCCAACGCCGGCCTGGCGCAGGGCGAACCCTCCCACGCCGCCTCCGCCTCCAACGATGTCTGGGCCCGCGCCTGGGCGGTGCATGTAATGGCCCATGTCCATGCCGCCCGCGCCGTTCTCCCCGGCATGATCGAACGCGGCTACGGCTACCTGCTGCAAATGGCCTCCGCCGCCGGCCTGCTCAGCCAGATCGGCGACGCCGCCTATTCCACCACCAAGCACGCCGCCGTGGGCTTCGCCGAATCCCTGGCCATCACCCACGGGCGCGACGGCATCCGCGTCTCGGTCATCTGCCCGCAATACGTGGCCACACCGCTTCTCGGTTATGCCGAGCCGGCCGATGCGCCCGGCCTCCTCACCCCCGAAGCCGTCGCCGACACCGTCGTCGAAGGCATCGGCCGCGAAACCTTCCTCATCCTGCCGCACCCCGAAATCGCCCGTTTCGTCGCCTTCAAATCCGCCGATTACGACAAGTGGCTCGACGCCATGCGCGACCTCCGCTCGAAAGTCGTCGACGAGATCGGCACCACCGACCTCCGCCAGATGCACAAACTTCTCTGA
- a CDS encoding type IV secretory system conjugative DNA transfer family protein encodes MTLLLGWPESHDFDTPVGFAPARPRVRTDKPLQDPNAEGHWLCIAPTGTGKSASFAIPQLLSYPGSVVAVDIKGELVATTARYRRTLGEVLVIDPFQLVSDGSGALNPLSHISADSDSLIDDAHTMANLFSKEHLQGNTQDPFWDQWGQDVIAALIVHAICDEDPARRTLGQVYERFHAGDSYYELAIMLDHMKVHPFAESKLSTYLNLPDVTRGGVMATVCQQLRTLAGEGVRRSLGGNSIDLAALSDGAPSTIYLVLPPDRLHSHSPVVRLILTAVLQRLLRRRQRPDPPTLLLVDEAGQLGAMPALSAAITLGRGFGIRAVLLMQSLAQLRNAYGDEHEAILENCSLLTMGKHTAFSMARQLADQGFGDVSAERLFGLSGRQVMIRTNGEPSRSLRKLDYRHDALFKGRFDGNPLYGTTAG; translated from the coding sequence ATGACCCTGCTGCTCGGCTGGCCCGAAAGCCATGACTTTGACACACCGGTTGGCTTTGCCCCCGCCAGACCGCGTGTTCGGACTGACAAGCCCCTCCAAGACCCCAATGCCGAGGGTCACTGGCTTTGCATCGCGCCGACGGGTACCGGGAAATCGGCCTCTTTCGCCATTCCGCAGCTGCTGAGCTACCCCGGGTCGGTCGTGGCCGTCGATATCAAGGGCGAGCTGGTGGCGACGACGGCGCGCTATCGGCGCACGCTTGGCGAGGTGCTGGTGATCGACCCGTTTCAGCTTGTCTCGGACGGGAGCGGCGCGTTGAACCCGCTGAGCCATATCTCGGCCGACAGCGACAGCCTGATCGACGATGCGCACACGATGGCGAACCTGTTCAGCAAGGAGCACTTGCAGGGCAACACGCAGGACCCGTTCTGGGATCAGTGGGGGCAGGATGTGATCGCGGCGCTGATCGTGCACGCGATCTGTGACGAAGACCCGGCGCGGCGCACGCTTGGGCAGGTCTACGAGCGGTTTCACGCGGGGGATTCCTATTACGAGCTTGCCATCATGCTGGACCATATGAAGGTGCACCCGTTCGCGGAAAGCAAGCTGAGCACATACCTGAACCTGCCGGACGTGACGCGGGGCGGGGTGATGGCGACGGTGTGCCAGCAGTTGCGCACATTGGCCGGGGAGGGTGTGCGGCGGAGCCTTGGCGGCAACAGCATCGACCTGGCGGCGCTGAGCGACGGGGCGCCGAGCACGATCTACCTCGTGTTGCCGCCCGACCGGCTGCATTCGCACAGCCCCGTCGTTCGCCTGATCCTGACGGCGGTTTTGCAACGGTTGTTGCGGCGCCGGCAGCGGCCCGACCCGCCGACCCTGCTGCTGGTGGATGAGGCGGGCCAGCTTGGCGCGATGCCCGCGCTGAGTGCGGCGATCACGCTGGGCCGGGGGTTCGGGATACGCGCCGTGCTGTTGATGCAGAGCCTGGCGCAGCTGCGCAACGCCTACGGGGATGAACACGAGGCGATTCTGGAGAATTGCTCGTTGTTGACGATGGGAAAGCACACGGCGTTTTCGATGGCGCGGCAGCTGGCCGACCAGGGGTTCGGCGACGTGTCTGCCGAGAGGCTGTTCGGGTTGTCGGGGCGGCAGGTGATGATCCGCACGAATGGCGAGCCGAGCCGCAGCCTGCGCAAGCTGGACTATCGGCATGATGCGCTGTTCAAGGGGCGGTTCGACGGCAACCCGCTTTACGGAACGACGGCGGGCTGA
- a CDS encoding nuclear transport factor 2 family protein — MKPELPTVIARYFSADKKGNAQAISECFTDDATVVDEGNTYTGREAIRQWMANASTQYTYTVEPFALTTEGAHTIVTSHLVGNFPGSPVDLRYRFILRGDEIAELEIVP, encoded by the coding sequence ATGAAGCCCGAACTTCCCACCGTGATCGCCCGCTACTTCTCTGCCGACAAGAAGGGCAATGCCCAGGCCATATCCGAGTGCTTCACCGACGACGCCACCGTCGTCGACGAGGGCAATACCTACACCGGCCGCGAGGCGATCCGCCAATGGATGGCCAACGCTTCCACCCAGTACACCTACACCGTCGAACCCTTCGCGCTGACCACCGAAGGCGCGCACACCATCGTCACCAGCCATCTCGTCGGCAACTTCCCCGGAAGCCCGGTCGACCTGCGCTACCGCTTCATCCTGCGCGGAGACGAAATCGCCGAGCTCGAAATCGTCCCCTGA
- a CDS encoding SDR family oxidoreductase, with translation MADFLNLAGKRALVTGGTQGAGAATVDLLRELGAHVLTTARSRPETLAADGFVAADLSTAEGCKAVADAVQGTLGGVDIVVHMVGGSSAPGGGHAALGDVEWQRELDLNLFPAVRLDRVLVPQMVAQGHGVVVHVTSIQRVLPLPDATTAYAAAKAALSAYSKSLSKEVSPKGVRVVRVSPGWIETEASVRLAERLAAEKGTDYEGGKEIIMQSLGGIPIGRPSKPDEVANLIAFLVSDRAATITGTEYTIDGGTVPTV, from the coding sequence ATGGCCGATTTCCTGAACCTGGCCGGCAAGCGTGCCCTAGTCACCGGCGGCACACAAGGCGCCGGTGCCGCGACCGTCGATCTGCTGCGCGAGCTTGGCGCACATGTCCTGACAACGGCGCGGTCGCGCCCGGAAACCCTGGCCGCGGATGGCTTCGTCGCCGCGGACCTGAGCACGGCCGAGGGTTGCAAGGCGGTTGCCGACGCGGTGCAGGGCACGCTGGGCGGTGTCGATATCGTCGTGCACATGGTGGGCGGGTCGTCGGCGCCGGGGGGCGGCCACGCGGCACTTGGCGACGTCGAGTGGCAGAGGGAGCTTGACCTGAACCTGTTTCCGGCGGTGCGGCTTGACCGCGTGCTGGTGCCGCAGATGGTGGCGCAGGGGCATGGCGTTGTGGTTCACGTGACGTCGATCCAGCGGGTGCTGCCGCTGCCCGATGCCACGACGGCCTATGCCGCGGCCAAGGCCGCGCTCTCGGCTTACAGCAAGAGCCTTTCCAAAGAGGTCTCGCCGAAAGGCGTTCGCGTGGTGCGGGTTTCGCCGGGCTGGATCGAGACCGAGGCGTCGGTGCGACTGGCGGAGCGGCTCGCCGCGGAGAAGGGGACGGATTACGAAGGCGGCAAAGAGATCATCATGCAGTCGCTTGGTGGCATCCCGATCGGCCGCCCGAGCAAGCCCGATGAGGTTGCCAACCTGATCGCCTTTCTGGTGTCGGACCGCGCGGCCACGATCACGGGCACCGAATACACCATCGACGGCGGGACGGTGCCGACCGTCTGA
- a CDS encoding GMC family oxidoreductase, which yields MDTHRTRAAHDIGAANQNALRRTLRAEYDFIVCGAGSSGSVVAARLAEQPEVSVLLLEAGGDDRAETVDIPAMWPLNLGSARDWGFSGQPSPALGGRRLPLSMGKGLGGGSSINVMVWARGHREDWDHFASESGDLAWGYQSVLGYYRRIEDWQGAPDGRRRGTGGPVHVEQPAAPQPAARAMVEAAGHMGIPVFDSPNGRMMEGPGGAAIAELRIREGRRQSVFHSYVHPLLHRPNLTVLTGALVTRVVMEGASAVGVEVLLDGTLREVRARCETILSLGAVQTPKVLMQSGIGPEDELGRHGIRTIQALAGVGRNHQDHLAFGCTWAYRKAEEVGGGGCEATLYWQSDSRLRKPDILQCQLEFPVPAPVEAGIETPEHGWTMFAGLAQPKSRGRLRLSGPNAGDPILIEPNSLSEPEDVATAFAAVEMCREIGNHQAFAPLVRQEVAPGSRDRREMADFLRNSAVTYWHQSCTAKMGRDEMSVVDHELRVYGIERLRIADASIMPRITVGNTMAPCVVIGERAADMIGRRHGLAQAGTGADAVS from the coding sequence ATGGACACCCATCGAACCCGGGCGGCGCACGACATCGGCGCGGCCAATCAGAACGCCCTGCGCCGGACCCTGCGCGCCGAGTATGATTTCATCGTCTGCGGCGCGGGGTCCAGCGGGTCGGTCGTTGCCGCCCGGCTGGCCGAACAGCCCGAGGTCAGCGTGCTGCTGCTGGAGGCGGGCGGTGATGACCGGGCCGAGACGGTCGACATTCCGGCCATGTGGCCGCTGAACCTTGGCAGCGCGCGGGACTGGGGGTTTTCCGGCCAGCCCAGCCCGGCGCTGGGAGGGCGGCGGCTTCCGCTCAGCATGGGCAAGGGGTTGGGCGGCGGATCGAGCATCAATGTCATGGTCTGGGCCCGCGGGCACAGGGAGGACTGGGACCATTTCGCCTCGGAATCGGGTGATCTGGCGTGGGGGTACCAATCGGTTCTGGGGTATTATCGCCGCATCGAGGACTGGCAGGGCGCACCTGACGGTCGGAGGCGCGGGACGGGCGGGCCGGTGCACGTGGAACAGCCGGCCGCGCCCCAGCCCGCCGCCCGCGCGATGGTGGAGGCCGCCGGGCACATGGGCATCCCGGTCTTCGACAGCCCGAATGGCCGGATGATGGAAGGGCCCGGTGGCGCTGCCATCGCGGAGCTTCGCATTCGCGAGGGTCGGCGCCAGTCGGTGTTTCATTCTTATGTGCATCCGCTGCTGCATCGGCCCAACCTGACCGTCCTGACGGGAGCCCTCGTGACGCGTGTCGTGATGGAGGGGGCGTCGGCCGTGGGGGTGGAGGTTCTGCTCGACGGCACGTTGCGCGAGGTTCGGGCGCGGTGCGAGACGATCCTGTCGCTCGGCGCCGTTCAGACGCCGAAGGTGCTGATGCAGTCGGGGATCGGGCCGGAGGACGAGCTTGGACGGCACGGCATCAGGACCATTCAGGCCCTTGCCGGGGTGGGGCGCAACCACCAGGATCACCTCGCCTTTGGCTGTACCTGGGCGTATCGCAAGGCCGAGGAGGTCGGCGGGGGTGGGTGCGAGGCAACGCTGTACTGGCAGAGTGACTCGCGCCTGCGCAAACCGGATATCCTGCAATGCCAGCTGGAGTTTCCGGTGCCGGCCCCGGTGGAGGCCGGCATCGAGACGCCGGAGCATGGCTGGACGATGTTCGCGGGGCTGGCCCAGCCGAAAAGCCGCGGGCGCCTGAGGCTGTCGGGCCCGAATGCGGGCGATCCGATCCTGATCGAACCGAATTCGCTGAGCGAGCCGGAGGATGTGGCGACCGCCTTTGCCGCCGTGGAGATGTGCCGCGAGATCGGCAATCACCAGGCGTTTGCGCCGCTTGTCCGGCAGGAGGTCGCGCCCGGCTCGCGGGATCGCAGGGAGATGGCCGATTTCCTGCGCAACTCGGCGGTTACCTATTGGCACCAGTCCTGTACGGCCAAGATGGGACGCGACGAGATGTCGGTCGTCGATCATGAGCTCAGGGTCTACGGGATCGAGAGGCTGCGCATCGCCGATGCGTCGATCATGCCGCGCATCACGGTTGGCAACACGATGGCGCCCTGTGTCGTGATCGGCGAACGCGCCGCGGACATGATCGGCCGGCGGCATGGCCTCGCGCAGGCCGGGACGGGGGCCGACGCCGTGAGCTGA
- a CDS encoding Lrp/AsnC family transcriptional regulator yields MSEEPFTSGLDRIDRNILRALQKDARIANSDLARLVNVSAATCHRRTQRLLENRFISSVRAQIAPAGVGLGTLVMVGVVLDRSTPESFAEFEKVVGGMKEVLDCNLVAGDFDYLLKIRTRDMEGFNVLHGKKLITLPGVRQIRTFFVLKEVKDNAPLAF; encoded by the coding sequence GTGTCGGAAGAGCCTTTCACCTCGGGTCTGGACCGGATCGACCGGAATATCCTGCGCGCGCTTCAGAAGGACGCGCGCATCGCCAATTCCGATCTGGCCAGGCTGGTGAATGTCAGTGCCGCGACCTGTCATCGGCGCACGCAGCGCCTGCTTGAGAACAGGTTCATTTCGTCGGTCCGGGCGCAGATCGCGCCTGCCGGCGTGGGGCTGGGGACGCTGGTGATGGTCGGCGTCGTGCTGGACAGGTCGACGCCGGAGAGCTTTGCGGAGTTCGAGAAGGTGGTTGGCGGGATGAAAGAGGTTCTCGACTGCAACCTCGTGGCCGGGGATTTCGATTACCTGTTGAAGATCAGGACGCGCGACATGGAGGGCTTCAACGTGCTGCATGGCAAGAAGCTGATCACCTTGCCGGGTGTCCGGCAGATCCGGACTTTTTTCGTGCTGAAGGAGGTCAAGGACAATGCGCCGCTGGCGTTCTGA
- a CDS encoding LysR family transcriptional regulator, with product MKTYKLTDFDAVLAISRRGSFRAAALDLGMSTSALSNAIAKLEGQLGVRLFNRTTRSVSLTEAGHRFVDQVSPAVRDIHQALDTVRSQQETPSGTLRINTFATAAQEILSPLVLEFLKRFPKVQIDLVTEGNLVDIVADGFDFGVRSQHLVPSDMIAIPLGPPRRHAVVAAPSYLENRELPRVPSDLKAHPCIRVRLPNGALFRWQFESDGRPVQVDVDGPITLDEASLARTAVLNGLGIGYFMESNVRDDIAAGRLVRLLDEWTPPTAPLCLYYPSRRNPPAAFKVFVDLARELARSSRSR from the coding sequence ATGAAGACCTACAAGCTCACCGACTTCGATGCTGTGCTCGCGATCAGCCGCCGGGGCTCCTTCCGGGCCGCGGCGCTCGACCTGGGGATGTCGACCAGCGCTCTCAGCAACGCGATTGCAAAGCTCGAGGGGCAGTTGGGTGTCCGCCTTTTCAATCGCACCACGCGCAGCGTCTCGCTCACGGAAGCAGGCCACCGGTTCGTCGACCAGGTCAGCCCCGCCGTGCGAGATATCCACCAGGCGCTCGACACCGTGCGCTCGCAACAGGAAACACCCTCCGGCACCTTGCGCATCAACACCTTCGCAACGGCCGCCCAGGAGATCCTCTCGCCCCTCGTCCTCGAGTTTCTCAAGCGCTTTCCCAAGGTTCAGATCGACCTCGTGACAGAAGGAAACCTTGTCGACATCGTCGCGGACGGGTTCGATTTCGGCGTGCGCAGCCAGCACCTCGTGCCCTCGGACATGATCGCCATTCCGCTGGGCCCGCCCCGGCGCCACGCCGTGGTGGCCGCGCCCTCCTATCTCGAAAACCGCGAGCTGCCGCGCGTCCCCTCCGACCTCAAGGCGCATCCCTGCATCCGCGTCCGCCTGCCGAATGGCGCGCTGTTCCGCTGGCAGTTCGAATCCGACGGGCGGCCCGTGCAGGTGGATGTCGACGGCCCGATCACCCTCGACGAAGCCAGCCTCGCCCGAACCGCGGTGCTCAACGGCCTAGGCATCGGGTATTTCATGGAATCGAACGTGCGCGACGATATCGCGGCGGGCCGCCTCGTCCGACTACTCGACGAATGGACGCCCCCAACCGCGCCCCTGTGCCTCTACTACCCCAGCCGTCGCAACCCGCCCGCCGCGTTCAAGGTCTTCGTCGACCTCGCCCGCGAGCTGGCCCGCTCCTCACGAAGCAGGTGA
- a CDS encoding alpha/beta fold hydrolase, which yields MSKKLRTAVAAAAAAATMTASATAQETIPQDQPVRSVVLVHGAFADGSGWRGVYDILTARGYRVSIVQNPLTSLADDVAATDRILERQEGPSILVGHSYGGTVITEAGINPKVAALVYVSALAPDVGETTGDQFADIPAPPEFIIETGEDGFGFVNLEEFKTGFAGDTTDADAAFLRDSQVPINMEIFGTPVTHAAWKEKPSWAVIATEDKAIDPRLLRETAERIGAVPVEVPASHVVFLTRPGEVADVIDTAARASGGS from the coding sequence ATGTCCAAGAAACTCAGAACTGCCGTCGCCGCGGCCGCCGCCGCCGCGACCATGACCGCCAGCGCGACCGCGCAGGAAACGATACCGCAGGACCAGCCGGTCAGGTCCGTCGTCCTGGTGCATGGCGCCTTTGCCGACGGGTCGGGATGGCGCGGGGTGTACGACATCCTTACGGCGCGCGGCTATCGCGTCAGTATCGTGCAGAACCCCCTGACGTCGCTCGCCGATGACGTGGCTGCGACCGACCGCATTCTCGAACGCCAGGAGGGGCCGTCGATCCTTGTCGGGCATTCCTATGGCGGGACGGTCATCACGGAGGCCGGGATCAACCCGAAGGTTGCGGCGCTGGTATACGTCTCGGCGCTTGCGCCGGACGTGGGCGAAACGACGGGCGATCAGTTCGCCGACATTCCCGCGCCGCCCGAATTCATCATCGAGACGGGCGAGGACGGGTTCGGCTTCGTTAACCTGGAAGAGTTCAAGACTGGCTTTGCCGGTGACACGACCGACGCCGACGCCGCGTTCCTGCGGGACAGCCAGGTGCCCATCAACATGGAGATCTTCGGAACGCCGGTGACACACGCGGCCTGGAAGGAGAAACCGAGCTGGGCCGTGATCGCGACCGAGGACAAGGCGATCGACCCCAGGTTGCTGCGCGAGACGGCCGAGCGGATCGGCGCGGTCCCGGTCGAGGTTCCGGCGAGCCACGTGGTGTTCCTGACCCGGCCCGGCGAGGTCGCCGACGTGATCGACACGGCGGCCCGCGCCTCTGGCGGAAGCTGA